In Ancalomicrobiaceae bacterium S20, the following proteins share a genomic window:
- a CDS encoding IclR family transcriptional regulator has protein sequence MHAPHRGPDAEGASGTQSIGRAARLLRSLGAARGPGASLSELVEDSGLAKPTCRRILVALIEAGLVEQDPVSRRYFLGAEAYVLGLVASERFGLHRLARDSVVRLAQETGDAAFVQIRREWSVVCLQREDGPYPIRSHVLAAGDRHPLGAGAGGITVLAALDDAEIAAALDANAEVLVLRYPMLSRDLILDLVAEARVSGYGINRGLLFPGSWGMGVAIRNARGGVEGCLSLAAIESRMQPDRQPALLALLREEVRRIEDRLRDYVVLPDPLARRRALR, from the coding sequence ATGCACGCGCCACACCGTGGTCCGGACGCCGAAGGCGCCTCCGGGACCCAGAGCATCGGACGGGCCGCGCGCCTGCTCCGATCCCTCGGCGCGGCCCGTGGACCGGGCGCGAGCCTGAGCGAGCTCGTCGAGGATTCCGGCCTCGCCAAGCCGACCTGCCGGCGCATCCTCGTGGCGCTGATCGAAGCCGGCCTCGTCGAGCAGGACCCGGTCAGCCGCCGCTACTTTCTGGGCGCCGAAGCCTATGTGCTCGGCCTCGTCGCCTCCGAGCGTTTCGGCCTGCACCGGCTGGCGCGCGACAGCGTCGTGCGGCTGGCGCAGGAGACCGGCGACGCCGCCTTCGTGCAGATCCGCCGCGAATGGTCGGTCGTCTGCCTGCAGCGCGAGGACGGCCCCTACCCGATCCGCTCGCATGTGCTAGCCGCCGGCGACCGCCACCCGCTCGGCGCCGGTGCCGGCGGCATCACCGTGCTCGCCGCGCTCGACGATGCCGAGATCGCCGCCGCGCTCGATGCCAATGCCGAGGTGCTGGTCCTGCGCTACCCGATGCTCTCCCGCGACCTGATCCTCGATCTGGTCGCCGAGGCGCGGGTGAGCGGCTACGGCATCAATCGCGGCCTCTTGTTTCCCGGCTCGTGGGGCATGGGCGTCGCGATCCGCAACGCCCGCGGCGGCGTCGAGGGCTGCCTGTCGCTCGCCGCCATCGAGAGCCGCATGCAGCCGGACCGCCAGCCGGCACTGCTGGCGCTGTTGCGCGAGGAGGTGCGGCGCATCGAGGACCGGCTGCGCGACTATGTCGTCCTGCCGGACCCGCTCGCGCGCCGCCGCGCGCTGCGCTGA
- a CDS encoding TRAP transporter large permease subunit — MVEIPAALLVVAEIVVLFSGVAARYVFHRPLVWSDELASILFLWLAMLGAVIALRRGEHMRMTAFVSRLGETAREFFGALAVTAGLAFLVLIVSPATHWAYEESFITTPAMEIPNAWRAAAFPVGVVLMIVFSLIRLAMRSRLLPTLAALVLTAAAVGVLWQLGPVLKPLGMVNLLIFFVGIVGVCVFAGVPIVFSFALATLGYLALTTRVPLMTLVGRMDEGMSHLILLAVPLFVFLGLLIEMAGMAKAMVRFLASLLGHVRGGLSYVLIGAMYLVSGISGSKAADMAAVAPALFPEMKARGAKPGDLVALLSATGAQTETIPPSIVLITIGSVTGVSIAALFTGGLLPGIVLAIGLCVVVARRYADDDLSHVQRASWGEIARSFAIAFPALALPFVIRAAVVEGVATATEVSTIGIVYSLIVGALFYRQIEWRRFGKILVDTAALSGAILIIIGAASAMAWGLTQSGFSRTLATAMTQLPGGAVGFMAVSIVAFIILGSVLEGIPAIVLFGPLLFPIARAVGIHEVHYAMVVVLAMGLGLFAPPFGVGYYAACAIGKVEPDEGIRPIWAYMLALLIGLIVVAAVPWISTGFL; from the coding sequence ATGGTCGAAATCCCGGCCGCCCTCCTGGTGGTGGCCGAGATCGTCGTGCTGTTTTCGGGCGTGGCCGCGCGCTACGTGTTCCACCGGCCGCTGGTCTGGTCGGACGAACTGGCCTCGATCCTGTTCCTGTGGCTCGCCATGCTCGGCGCGGTGATCGCGCTCAGGCGTGGCGAGCACATGCGCATGACCGCCTTCGTCTCGCGCCTCGGCGAGACGGCGCGCGAGTTCTTCGGCGCGCTGGCGGTTACGGCCGGGCTCGCCTTCCTCGTGCTCATCGTGTCGCCGGCGACGCACTGGGCCTATGAGGAGAGCTTCATCACCACGCCCGCGATGGAGATCCCCAACGCGTGGCGCGCGGCGGCCTTCCCGGTCGGCGTCGTGCTGATGATCGTCTTCTCGCTGATCCGGCTCGCCATGCGGTCGCGGCTGCTGCCCACGCTCGCCGCGCTGGTGCTGACAGCCGCGGCGGTCGGCGTGCTGTGGCAACTCGGGCCGGTCCTGAAGCCGCTCGGCATGGTGAACCTGCTCATCTTCTTCGTCGGCATCGTCGGTGTTTGCGTCTTCGCCGGCGTTCCGATCGTGTTCTCGTTCGCGCTCGCCACGCTCGGCTATCTGGCTCTCACCACGCGCGTGCCGCTGATGACGCTGGTCGGCCGCATGGACGAGGGCATGAGCCATCTGATCCTGCTCGCCGTGCCGCTGTTCGTGTTCCTCGGTCTCCTGATCGAAATGGCCGGCATGGCCAAGGCCATGGTGCGGTTCCTGGCGAGCCTGCTGGGCCATGTCCGCGGCGGGCTCTCCTATGTGCTGATCGGGGCGATGTATCTGGTCTCCGGCATCTCCGGATCGAAGGCCGCCGACATGGCGGCGGTCGCGCCGGCGCTGTTCCCGGAGATGAAGGCGCGCGGCGCCAAGCCGGGCGATCTCGTCGCGCTCTTGTCGGCGACCGGTGCACAGACCGAGACGATCCCGCCTTCGATCGTGCTGATCACCATCGGCTCTGTGACGGGCGTGTCGATCGCGGCGCTGTTCACCGGAGGCCTGTTGCCCGGCATCGTGCTGGCGATCGGTCTCTGCGTCGTGGTCGCGCGCCGCTACGCCGACGACGACCTGTCCCATGTCCAGCGCGCGTCCTGGGGCGAGATCGCGCGCAGCTTCGCGATCGCCTTTCCGGCGCTGGCGCTGCCCTTCGTGATCCGTGCCGCGGTGGTCGAGGGCGTCGCGACCGCGACCGAAGTCTCGACGATCGGCATCGTCTATTCGCTGATCGTCGGGGCGCTCTTCTACCGCCAGATCGAATGGCGGCGGTTCGGCAAGATCCTGGTCGATACGGCGGCGCTGTCGGGCGCGATCCTGATCATCATCGGCGCGGCTTCGGCCATGGCCTGGGGCCTGACCCAGTCCGGCTTCTCGCGCACGCTTGCCACTGCCATGACCCAGCTTCCGGGCGGCGCGGTCGGTTTCATGGCGGTGTCGATCGTCGCCTTCATCATTCTCGGCAGCGTGCTCGAAGGCATTCCGGCGATCGTGCTGTTCGGGCCGCTCCTGTTCCCGATCGCGCGCGCCGTCGGCATCCACGAGGTGCACTACGCCATGGTGGTGGTGCTCGCGATGGGCCTCGGCCTGTTCGCACCGCCGTTCGGCGTCGGCTACTACGCGGCCTGCGCGATCGGCAAGGTCGAGCCCGACGAGGGCATTCGGCCGATCTGGGCCTATATGCTGGCGCTGCTGATCGGCCTGATCGTCGTCGCCGCGGTGCCCTGGATCTCGACCGGGTTCCTCTGA
- a CDS encoding acyl-CoA synthetase, whose translation MTTPMSAATADPRGGVARQSNRVMNLAHILTQNARRFPDRAGFIWGERTWTWGEIDAAVSAFAAALSAKGVGKGDRILVHSKNCDEMFFSMWATFRIGAVWVPTNFRLMPAEVAELAHFAGAKAFLCHGDFPAHAEAVASQMGDRLAFTMRLGHGAFGDCAAADLIAEHGGTKTPNASVDYDDPCWFFFTSGTTGRSKAAVLTHGQMAFVITNHLCDLTPGTTEADASLVVAPLSHGAGVHQLGQAARAVPTILLPTERFDIDEAYRLIAKHKVSNIFTVPTILKMLAEHPAVDAHDHSSLRYIIYAGAPMYREDQKTALKKLGKVLVQYFGLGEVTGNITVLPPALHDPDDGPHVKIGTCGFERTGMQVSIQDDDGRELEPFETGEICVIGPAVFAGYYDQPEANAKAFRNGWFRTGDLGHMDTEGFVYITGRASDMYISGGSNIYPREIEEKILTHPAIAECAVVGVPDPLWGEIGFAVCVARPGMAIDEGTIAEHLAEKVAKYKMPKRFLFWDELPKSGYGKVPKRMVKDELERRGLLPGAATQKASA comes from the coding sequence ATGACCACGCCCATGAGCGCCGCGACGGCGGATCCGCGCGGCGGCGTCGCGCGCCAGTCGAACCGGGTCATGAACCTCGCCCATATCCTGACCCAGAACGCCCGTCGCTTCCCCGACCGCGCCGGCTTCATCTGGGGCGAACGGACCTGGACATGGGGTGAGATCGACGCCGCGGTCTCGGCCTTCGCCGCCGCGCTTTCGGCCAAGGGCGTCGGCAAGGGCGACCGCATCCTGGTCCACTCGAAGAACTGCGACGAGATGTTCTTCTCGATGTGGGCGACGTTCCGGATCGGCGCGGTCTGGGTGCCGACCAATTTCCGCCTGATGCCGGCCGAGGTCGCCGAACTGGCGCATTTCGCCGGCGCGAAAGCGTTCCTCTGCCACGGCGACTTCCCGGCCCATGCCGAGGCCGTCGCCAGCCAGATGGGCGACCGCCTCGCCTTCACCATGCGGCTCGGACACGGCGCGTTCGGCGACTGCGCCGCGGCGGACCTGATCGCCGAGCACGGGGGCACCAAGACGCCCAACGCGTCGGTCGACTACGACGATCCGTGCTGGTTCTTCTTCACCTCCGGCACCACGGGCCGGTCGAAGGCGGCGGTGCTGACCCATGGCCAGATGGCCTTCGTGATCACCAACCACCTTTGCGACCTGACGCCCGGCACCACCGAGGCCGACGCCTCGCTGGTCGTCGCGCCGCTCAGCCACGGCGCCGGCGTGCACCAGCTCGGCCAGGCCGCCCGCGCCGTGCCGACCATCCTCTTGCCGACCGAGCGCTTCGACATCGACGAGGCCTACCGGCTGATCGCGAAGCACAAGGTCAGCAACATCTTCACCGTCCCGACGATCCTGAAGATGCTCGCCGAACATCCGGCCGTCGACGCCCACGACCATTCCTCGCTGCGCTACATCATCTACGCCGGCGCGCCGATGTACCGCGAGGACCAGAAGACCGCGCTGAAGAAGCTCGGCAAGGTGCTGGTGCAGTATTTCGGCCTCGGCGAGGTGACCGGCAACATCACCGTGCTGCCGCCGGCCCTGCACGACCCGGATGACGGTCCGCATGTGAAGATCGGCACTTGCGGCTTCGAGCGGACCGGCATGCAGGTCTCGATCCAGGACGACGACGGCCGCGAGCTCGAGCCGTTCGAGACCGGCGAGATCTGCGTGATCGGCCCGGCCGTGTTCGCCGGCTACTACGACCAGCCCGAGGCCAACGCGAAGGCGTTCCGCAACGGCTGGTTCCGCACCGGCGACCTCGGCCACATGGACACGGAGGGCTTCGTCTACATCACCGGCCGCGCCTCCGACATGTACATCTCCGGCGGCTCGAACATCTATCCGCGCGAGATCGAGGAGAAGATCCTGACCCATCCGGCGATCGCCGAATGCGCCGTCGTCGGCGTGCCGGATCCGCTCTGGGGCGAGATCGGTTTTGCTGTCTGCGTCGCCCGGCCAGGCATGGCGATCGACGAGGGCACGATCGCCGAGCACCTCGCCGAGAAGGTCGCCAAGTACAAGATGCCGAAGCGGTTCCTGTTCTGGGACGAACTGCCGAAATCGGGCTATGGCAAGGTGCCGAAGCGCATGGTCAAGGACGAGCTCGAGCGCCGCGGGCTCCTGCCCGGCGCCGCGACGCAGAAGGCGAGCGCCTGA
- a CDS encoding TRAP transporter substrate-binding protein — translation MTSVSRRGFTAGAAALGVSTFFIGRARAAEFTYKFANNLPVTHPLNKRLNEAAAKIKEETGGKFELQIFPSSQLGSDTDTLGQIRSGAVDFFSLSGLILSTLVPAAAINGVGFAFKDYDSVWKTMDGKLGEYIRGEIAKTRSIFAFEKCWDNGFRQTTTSTKPITSPADLANLKIRVPPAPLWTSMFKAFGSAPATINFNEVYSALQSKVVDAQENPLAVIDTAKLYEVQSNCSLTNHMWDGFWILANKANWDMLPKDIQETVAKHINAAGVAERADVAELTKGLQQSLAEKGMKFNAIDPAPFRDKLKSAGFYAEWKGKFGDAAWSLLESSVGSLG, via the coding sequence ATGACTTCTGTTTCTCGTCGTGGATTCACGGCCGGCGCGGCTGCGCTCGGCGTCTCGACCTTCTTCATCGGCCGCGCCCGCGCCGCCGAGTTCACCTACAAGTTCGCCAACAACCTGCCGGTCACGCATCCGCTCAACAAGCGGCTGAACGAGGCCGCGGCCAAGATCAAGGAAGAGACCGGCGGCAAGTTCGAGCTGCAGATCTTCCCGTCGAGCCAGCTCGGCTCGGACACCGATACGCTCGGCCAGATCCGCTCCGGCGCGGTCGACTTCTTCTCGCTCTCCGGCCTGATCCTGTCGACGCTGGTCCCGGCCGCGGCGATCAACGGCGTCGGCTTCGCGTTCAAGGACTACGACTCGGTCTGGAAGACCATGGACGGCAAGCTCGGCGAATATATTCGCGGCGAGATCGCCAAGACGCGCTCGATCTTCGCCTTCGAGAAGTGTTGGGACAACGGCTTCCGCCAGACCACCACCTCGACCAAGCCGATCACCAGCCCGGCCGACCTCGCCAACCTGAAGATCCGCGTGCCTCCGGCGCCGCTCTGGACCTCGATGTTCAAGGCCTTCGGCTCGGCCCCGGCGACGATCAACTTCAACGAGGTCTACAGCGCGCTGCAGTCGAAGGTCGTGGACGCGCAGGAGAACCCGCTCGCGGTCATCGACACCGCGAAGCTCTACGAGGTTCAGTCGAACTGCTCGCTGACCAACCACATGTGGGACGGCTTCTGGATCCTGGCCAACAAGGCCAACTGGGACATGCTGCCCAAGGACATCCAGGAGACGGTCGCCAAGCACATCAATGCGGCCGGCGTCGCCGAGCGCGCGGATGTCGCCGAACTCACCAAGGGCCTGCAGCAGAGCCTGGCCGAAAAGGGCATGAAGTTCAACGCGATCGATCCGGCGCCGTTCCGCGACAAGCTCAAGTCCGCCGGCTTCTATGCCGAGTGGAAGGGCAAGTTCGGCGATGCGGCCTGGTCGCTGCTCGAGAGCTCGGTCGGCTCGCTCGGCTGA